The following nucleotide sequence is from Bacteroidota bacterium.
ATCCGATTTACCTCCCCGAAGAAACAGGGTTGGAACATAGCTCTGCGCCCCCATTTTCACTGGTGGTGCTGCATCGATAATGCTTTCAAGAGCATCGGCTAGGGTTTTTACATTGTGTCTCCAGAAAAACGAATGGTTTTTACCACGCGCGAGGTTTTTAAGGAGAAATCGGCGTATGGAGGTGTCGGTAATTTTTTCAGCAAAATAGGCTTCAATCTCATCGCGTCGTGTTGCTTTGTCGATGGGGGCAGTGAGGTAGCGCTCCAGTACCATTTGATGAAAGGAAACATTCTTTTGGAAGGCTTCGAGTCCAAGATAAGAATAGGGAGAGATATCGACACAAATTAGTTTTTTTACCAACAAGCCATGTTGCAGGGTAAAAGTAATGGCAGTTTTGCCACCCATGGAATGACCAATCAGTACAAAATTTTCGAACTTCAGTTTGTCCGTAAATTCTTTCAGGTCGGCCGACATGGCATCGTAGTTGTGCAAGGGAGTGTGCGCTGAGTTACCATGGTTGCGCTGATCGACCAGGTAAACAGTAAATTGCTGCGATAGCGCCTGGGCAATGTTCATCCAGTTGTCGCCCATGCCATAAAGCCCGTGCAGTATCACAAGGGGTGGCCCCTGGCCAATGGATTTATAAGAAAGCTCCATTATTTCAGCTGCTGCAAATAGAGTTGAATAGTTTTTTCGAGCCCGTAGTACAAAGCATCGGAAATGAGCGCATGCCCGATCGAAACCTCAAGTAGACCAGAAATCTGCTCGCGAAAATATTTCAGGTTAATCAGACTCAGATCATGGCCTGCATTTAAGCCCAGGCCAAATTCGCGGGCTATTTGGGCTGCATTGATAAAGGGTGCCACTGCCCATTCCTTGTTCTTATCGAAATGCGATACATAAGGTTCGGTATAAAGTTCAACCCTTTGGGTGCCTGTTAGAGCAGCTCCTTCTATCATTTCAGGTTCGGTGCCAATAAAAATAGAAGTACGTATCTGGTTGCGCTGAAATTCTTCAATAACTTCCCGAAGAAACTCTTTGTTTTTTATCGTATCCCATCCCTGGTTAGACGTAAGTGCTTCAGGCGGATCGGGTACAAGTGTAACTTGCGTGGGTTTTACCTTTGT
It contains:
- a CDS encoding alpha/beta fold hydrolase; amino-acid sequence: MELSYKSIGQGPPLVILHGLYGMGDNWMNIAQALSQQFTVYLVDQRNHGNSAHTPLHNYDAMSADLKEFTDKLKFENFVLIGHSMGGKTAITFTLQHGLLVKKLICVDISPYSYLGLEAFQKNVSFHQMVLERYLTAPIDKATRRDEIEAYFAEKITDTSIRRFLLKNLARGKNHSFFWRHNVKTLADALESIIDAAPPVKMGAQSYVPTLFLRGGKSDYISQEDVESIRDVFPRSQIITYENCGHWLHSEEPERFIQDVLNFLQ
- a CDS encoding pyridoxine 5'-phosphate synthase produces the protein MTRLSVNINKIATIRNARGGNIPNVVEAAINCEKFGAQGITVHPRPDGRHITRQDVLDLKKVVLTEFNIEGYPSRDFIEMVTKVKPTQVTLVPDPPEALTSNQGWDTIKNKEFLREVIEEFQRNQIRTSIFIGTEPEMIEGAALTGTQRVELYTEPYVSHFDKNKEWAVAPFINAAQIAREFGLGLNAGHDLSLINLKYFREQISGLLEVSIGHALISDALYYGLEKTIQLYLQQLK